A genomic window from Rhodococcus sp. KBS0724 includes:
- a CDS encoding Dyp-type peroxidase produces MAENTNPRLSRRRLFGGGAAALAVAGTTWGGVTLARADEPPPGKAVVPFHGLHQGGVDTPPQAHSTFVGFDLRPGVDRAAVIGIMKMWTADAARLTAGMPALADTEKELAVDPSRLTITVGYGPGLFTALGLRDRAPVWFTPLPSYPIDRLEDRWGATDLLLQICSDDPVTVAHAVRVLTKNVRSLTAIRWTQKGFRSARGTTPEGTTMRNLMGQVDGTVNPAPGTGDFDSLVWCDGADQPWLSGGTSLVLRRIRMEMDTWDELDRPARELTMGRTLSNGAPLTGTNEFDDADFTATDRFGIPVIPPGSHIARSHRMHDGEQFFRRAYNYDDPPEGEGTSNSGLIFAAFQRDIAEQYLPVQQRLSDFDALNEWTTPIGSAVYLIPPGCVENDYLGSSLLN; encoded by the coding sequence GTGGCTGAGAACACCAACCCCCGACTGAGCCGGCGGCGCCTCTTCGGAGGTGGCGCCGCCGCGCTTGCGGTCGCGGGAACAACGTGGGGTGGGGTAACCCTGGCCAGGGCAGACGAACCACCACCCGGTAAAGCCGTGGTTCCGTTCCACGGCCTCCATCAAGGCGGCGTCGACACGCCGCCGCAAGCTCACTCCACCTTCGTCGGCTTCGACCTGCGACCGGGAGTCGACCGGGCCGCCGTCATCGGAATCATGAAGATGTGGACAGCCGACGCTGCTCGTCTCACTGCGGGAATGCCCGCTCTGGCCGATACCGAGAAGGAACTGGCGGTTGATCCGTCGCGACTGACGATCACCGTCGGCTACGGGCCTGGACTGTTCACTGCACTGGGATTACGGGATCGAGCACCCGTCTGGTTCACGCCGCTCCCCAGCTACCCGATCGACCGACTCGAAGATCGTTGGGGCGCAACGGATCTTCTCCTGCAGATCTGCAGCGACGACCCTGTCACCGTCGCACATGCGGTGCGGGTGCTGACCAAGAACGTCCGCTCCCTGACCGCGATCCGGTGGACACAGAAAGGGTTTCGCAGCGCTCGGGGAACAACACCGGAGGGAACAACCATGCGCAATCTCATGGGCCAGGTCGACGGCACCGTCAACCCGGCACCGGGGACCGGAGACTTCGACTCCCTGGTGTGGTGCGACGGGGCCGATCAACCCTGGTTGTCCGGGGGAACGTCGTTGGTGCTCCGGAGAATTCGCATGGAAATGGATACGTGGGACGAACTCGATCGACCGGCGCGTGAACTCACGATGGGTCGCACGTTGTCGAACGGCGCTCCGTTGACCGGCACCAACGAATTCGACGACGCTGATTTCACCGCTACCGACAGGTTCGGTATCCCGGTCATTCCGCCGGGATCACACATCGCGCGCTCCCATCGAATGCACGACGGGGAGCAGTTCTTCCGTCGGGCATACAACTACGACGACCCACCGGAAGGCGAGGGGACTTCCAACTCCGGACTGATCTTCGCAGCGTTCCAACGCGACATCGCAGAGCAGTATCTGCCGGTTCAGCAGCGACTGAGCGACTTCGACGCACTCAACGAGTGGACAACGCCGATCGGTTCGGCCGTCTATCTCATTCCGCCCGGATGCGTGGAAAACGACTACCTCGGCAGTAGCTTGCTGAACTGA
- a CDS encoding GIY-YIG nuclease family protein: protein MAIVWTVPRGISPTLLVAPLIKEFLAEGEGTLDSRLGAVGIVCASLEKQVGRTFTSISSASAAIFSGAAASTSVPDALRLAVMRTLSTEVLVRKPAPQPFSEKVGKRLGEYVFALRDPRNNQVFHVGRGTGNQVFASVFEALGELDNLEGASGPTETPGVTAAKISRIREIYDAGSAVEHYVLLRSVSGADAPGTADAVVSGIVEALRISEAGDTLTNLAGEVTDKDLRATRVEELALRYSADPAPELPTPSVVLHVPGSSRAGATAEEIYELARAEWAAGAAVRAEAGIPVLVFADSIIRGAFRAQSWEVSTRNADGSMLWRFTGDVDDELAAKYVGTEITPHNVGLKKWPVSGWVTRLTTARPGAAMPGPRKK from the coding sequence ATGGCTATTGTCTGGACAGTTCCGCGTGGTATCAGCCCCACCCTGCTCGTAGCACCGTTGATCAAGGAGTTTCTCGCCGAGGGCGAAGGCACCCTCGACTCGAGGCTCGGTGCAGTCGGCATCGTGTGTGCCTCGCTCGAGAAGCAGGTCGGTCGCACGTTCACGTCGATCAGTTCGGCGTCGGCCGCCATCTTCTCGGGAGCCGCAGCGTCGACGAGTGTGCCGGACGCGCTTCGTCTAGCGGTGATGCGGACGCTGTCCACTGAGGTGCTCGTCCGTAAGCCGGCTCCGCAACCGTTTTCCGAGAAGGTCGGAAAGCGCTTGGGAGAGTATGTATTCGCTTTGCGTGACCCGCGCAACAATCAGGTGTTCCATGTCGGTCGCGGCACCGGAAACCAGGTATTCGCTTCGGTTTTCGAGGCACTCGGTGAACTCGACAACCTCGAAGGCGCCTCCGGCCCAACGGAGACGCCGGGAGTGACCGCGGCAAAGATTTCACGTATCCGCGAGATCTACGACGCCGGTTCCGCAGTCGAGCACTACGTTCTCCTGCGCAGCGTGTCCGGTGCCGATGCGCCCGGCACGGCCGACGCGGTGGTCAGTGGCATCGTCGAGGCACTTCGGATCAGCGAGGCCGGGGATACCCTGACCAACCTTGCAGGGGAGGTCACGGACAAGGATCTGCGGGCAACCCGCGTCGAGGAACTCGCCCTGCGCTATTCCGCCGATCCGGCACCGGAACTGCCGACACCTAGTGTGGTGCTGCATGTTCCGGGTTCTTCTCGCGCCGGCGCCACCGCAGAAGAGATCTACGAACTCGCCAGGGCGGAATGGGCTGCCGGTGCTGCAGTGCGTGCCGAAGCCGGGATTCCCGTACTCGTCTTTGCCGACAGCATCATTCGTGGCGCTTTCCGCGCTCAGTCGTGGGAGGTGTCCACTCGCAACGCCGACGGCAGCATGCTGTGGCGCTTCACCGGTGACGTCGACGACGAACTGGCGGCCAAGTATGTCGGTACCGAAATCACACCGCACAACGTCGGACTCAAGAAGTGGCCGGTCAGCGGTTGGGTCACGCGTCTGACCACCGCTCGCCCCGGTGCGGCGATGCCGGGTCCGCGCAAGAAGTGA
- a CDS encoding SDR family NAD(P)-dependent oxidoreductase, whose product MNRFVGKVAIITGGSQGMGEATARLLAAEGATVVIGDVLDEKGAAVAADIGGVFHHLDVSSESDWVSLVEATTSRFGTVDVLINNAGMLAFAAVEDIDVTAVEKLFSVNVIGAMLGAKTVVPVMKKAARGVIVNISSVDGLRGVNGLSAYTASKWAVRGLTKTQALELGPSGIRVCSVHPGGVDTQLGNPLGRTGDDLQKPYGQVPLRRIGLPDEVARVTAFAASDDASYMSGAELAVDGGWSAGTYYPGLPGS is encoded by the coding sequence ATGAACAGATTTGTAGGCAAGGTGGCCATCATCACCGGCGGTTCTCAGGGAATGGGAGAAGCGACCGCCCGACTCCTCGCAGCGGAAGGCGCGACGGTTGTCATCGGGGACGTGCTCGACGAGAAGGGCGCCGCAGTCGCTGCCGATATCGGCGGTGTCTTCCACCATCTCGACGTCAGCAGCGAATCCGATTGGGTGAGCCTCGTCGAGGCCACGACCTCCCGGTTCGGCACCGTGGACGTCCTGATCAACAATGCGGGCATGCTTGCCTTCGCGGCCGTCGAGGACATCGACGTCACGGCCGTCGAAAAGTTGTTCTCGGTCAACGTCATCGGTGCGATGCTGGGCGCCAAGACCGTTGTGCCCGTCATGAAGAAAGCCGCGCGCGGCGTGATCGTCAACATTTCGTCCGTCGACGGCCTGCGCGGTGTGAACGGCCTGAGCGCGTACACCGCCAGCAAATGGGCGGTCCGCGGACTCACCAAGACGCAAGCGCTGGAACTCGGGCCGTCGGGCATCCGCGTCTGCTCGGTGCATCCCGGTGGCGTCGACACCCAACTGGGCAATCCGCTGGGACGCACGGGCGACGACCTGCAAAAGCCGTACGGTCAGGTTCCGCTGCGGCGAATCGGGCTCCCCGACGAGGTCGCCCGGGTAACGGCCTTCGCTGCCAGCGACGACGCCAGTTACATGTCCGGAGCCGAGTTGGCCGTCGACGGCGGTTGGTCGGCCGGCACCTACTACCCCGGGTTGCCCGGCAGCTGA
- a CDS encoding DUF2797 domain-containing protein encodes MTLLVRGIEWSDPAAPRIRLVDDTTGDATFITHTSVFRFSVDERRGRRCLGWRDMTADGPGYLPCDRGAKVTSGRQCDRCRNREGFTSVHQAHVNGAHIHPNVRTYLTQPQWLYIDIFAGGRMKVGTASQFRKYPRVAEQGAAAAVYVAGSTDGYNIRTLEADVSRQFHLSQAIRTSRKLEALTSRTDTAELRNELQQFVISNREELSYIGSGIDGIEIFEQPEVWTPPACSQIVFDATPALMYPHAFDSGEHSLYLEGLTGPVALFRTDTDPESPRFVADISALVGRTVTVGNFDSPGVAIQESLF; translated from the coding sequence ATGACCTTGCTCGTGCGCGGTATCGAATGGTCGGATCCGGCAGCTCCACGTATCCGCCTCGTCGACGACACAACCGGCGATGCCACGTTCATCACCCACACGTCGGTATTCCGGTTTTCCGTGGACGAGCGACGGGGTCGGCGGTGCCTCGGGTGGCGCGACATGACGGCAGACGGCCCCGGTTACCTTCCGTGCGATCGGGGCGCGAAGGTGACCAGCGGGCGCCAATGTGACCGGTGCAGAAATCGCGAAGGATTCACGAGCGTTCACCAGGCTCATGTGAACGGTGCGCACATTCACCCGAATGTGCGCACCTATCTCACCCAGCCGCAATGGCTGTACATCGACATCTTCGCGGGTGGCCGGATGAAAGTGGGGACGGCGTCGCAGTTCCGCAAGTACCCGCGCGTCGCGGAGCAAGGCGCCGCAGCCGCCGTGTACGTCGCCGGTTCGACGGACGGCTACAACATCCGAACTCTGGAAGCTGACGTGTCGAGGCAGTTTCACCTGAGCCAGGCGATCCGTACATCACGCAAACTCGAAGCACTGACGAGCAGAACCGACACCGCCGAGTTGCGCAACGAGTTGCAGCAGTTCGTCATCTCGAACCGAGAAGAGTTGTCCTACATCGGATCCGGAATCGACGGCATCGAGATTTTCGAACAGCCCGAGGTATGGACGCCACCGGCCTGCTCGCAGATCGTTTTCGACGCCACCCCGGCGCTGATGTATCCCCACGCCTTCGACTCGGGTGAGCACTCTCTGTATCTCGAAGGCCTGACCGGGCCGGTGGCGCTGTTCCGTACCGATACCGACCCGGAATCCCCTCGCTTTGTCGCAGACATCTCGGCACTGGTCGGACGTACCGTCACGGTGGGCAACTTCGACTCTCCTGGCGTCGCAATTCAAGAGTCTCTGTTCTGA